TTTTTATTACTATTTCTTAACCTTAAAATACTTTATTATCAACAAGATTCCCAATATGATGTTTAGATAAAAACCCAACTGATAAGTTTGTGTCAAGATTTCCAAACTTGTCCAAAGTCGTATCAAATCTTCTAGTGACATACGGAATAGATATCCTTCTGTAGCAATCCACAAAATCAAAAATAGATAACTACCGGCAGCAAGCCATTTCGTCCACTGCTTTTTTACTAGCCAGGCAATCAAGAGTGAACAGATAAAGATAACTGTTACAAGGAGATGATCCATTAAGAAGGTAAAACCGTAATAGGTTTCTACAAAGCGTCTACCATTATCCGCATTCGCTCCCCTTATAAAAGGTAGTGCAAAACTTAAAATAAAACAGAGTTCCAATATATAACGTTTTAAGATTTTCATGACACACCTCCAATAAGTTGTGAACCAAAAAGCCCACTTTCAATAACTGATAAGTCTTCAGAAACCATTCCCTATCTCATCATTAAATTATTCAACCTCCATCTACCTCTATTATACGATATTGACTTACTACCATCAAGAAACCGCTTTATTTTTTTAGCTTTTTATGGTATGATAGACAAAATATCTAGGGGAAAACAAATGACCAACGAATTTTTACATTTTGAAAAAATCAGTCGCCAGACTTGGCAATCATTGCATCGCAAAACAACCCCTCCCTTGACAGAGGAAGAGTTAGAATCCATCAAGAGTTTCAATGACCAGATTAGTCTACAGGACGTAACAGATGTCTATCTTCCCCTAGTTCATCTTATCCATATTTACAAGCGCACCAAGGATGATTTGGCATTTTCAAAAGGAATTTTTCTTCAACGCGAAAGCAAATCCCAACCATTTATCATTGGGGTTTCTGGTAGTGTTGCTGTGGGGAAATCGACTACTAGTCGCTTACTTCAGATTCTTTTGTCACGTACTCTCCCGGATGCTACTGTAGAATTGGTGACAACTGACGGTTTTCTCTATCCCAATCAAACCTTGATGGACCAAGATATCTTAAATCGCAAAGGTTTTCCTGAAAGTTATGATATGGAAACTTTGCTGAATTTTCTTGATCGTCTAAAGAATGGGCAAGATGTCGATATTCCTGTCTATTCTCATGAAGTGTATGACATCGTCCCTGGAGAGAAACAACGTGTCAAAGCTGCTGATTTTGTCATTGTCGAGGGCATCAATGTCTTTCAAAATCCTCAAAATGAGCGCCTTTACATCACTGATTTCTTTGATTTCTCCATCTATGTGGATGCTGCTGTCGAGGACATTGAAAGTTGGTATCTGGATCGTTTCTTAAAACTCCTCAGCTTTGCCCAAAATGATCCCAACAGCTACTACCACCGTTTTACACAAATGCCAATTGGAGAAGTTGAAGCATTTGCTCACCAGGTTTGGACCAGTATTAATCTCACAAATCTACAAAACTATATCGAACCGACAAGGAATCGCGCCGAGGTCATTCTCCACAAGACTAAAAACCATGAAATCGATGAAATTTACCTAAAAAAATAATTTCCCCTTGTCAAAACCTAAGTTTTCATATATAATGGTATAGTTAGTAAATATGGAGGTAAGAACATTGGCAAACATTAAATCAGCTATCAAACGCGCTGAATTGAACGTTAAACAAAACGAAAAAAACTCAGCTCAAAAATCAGCTATGCGTACTGCTATCAAAGCTTTCGAAGCAAACCCTTCTGA
The sequence above is a segment of the Streptococcus oralis ATCC 35037 genome. Coding sequences within it:
- the rpsT gene encoding 30S ribosomal protein S20; protein product: MANIKSAIKRAELNVKQNEKNSAQKSAMRTAIKAFEANPSEELFRAASSAIDKAETKGLIHKNKASRDKARLSAKLAK
- the coaA gene encoding type I pantothenate kinase, encoding MTNEFLHFEKISRQTWQSLHRKTTPPLTEEELESIKSFNDQISLQDVTDVYLPLVHLIHIYKRTKDDLAFSKGIFLQRESKSQPFIIGVSGSVAVGKSTTSRLLQILLSRTLPDATVELVTTDGFLYPNQTLMDQDILNRKGFPESYDMETLLNFLDRLKNGQDVDIPVYSHEVYDIVPGEKQRVKAADFVIVEGINVFQNPQNERLYITDFFDFSIYVDAAVEDIESWYLDRFLKLLSFAQNDPNSYYHRFTQMPIGEVEAFAHQVWTSINLTNLQNYIEPTRNRAEVILHKTKNHEIDEIYLKK